The Tripterygium wilfordii isolate XIE 37 chromosome 5, ASM1340144v1, whole genome shotgun sequence genome window below encodes:
- the LOC119998298 gene encoding dirigent protein 17-like has translation MKNSTGGEESDSESSLSAKIFELVGEPAIVINGVPDLATPNDAESQGNDKSPGIETLYLGEWLEGREVKKKFGEHYYLGTVTKSDRETGWYRVLYEDGDSEDLDWNELEEVLLPLDITVPLKSLALKIIKKTQKMSGTAVGSS, from the coding sequence ATGAAAAACTCAACCGGCGGCGAAGAATCAGATTCAGAGTCGTCCTTGTCCGCGAAGATCTTCGAATTGGTAGGAGAGCCTGCGATTGTCATCAATGGTGTACCAGATCTAGCAACCCCGAATGACGCAGAATCACAAGGAAATGATAAATCACCTGGAATTGAAACATTGTATTTGGGAGAATGGCTGGAAGGGAGGGAAGTCAAGAAGAAGTTCGGAGAGCACTACTATTTGGGGACGGTGACCAAGTCCGATCGGGAAACTGGATGGTACAGGGTGTTGTATGAAGATGGTGATTCGGAGGATCTTGATTGGAATGAGTTGGAAGAGGTGCTTCTGCCCCTGGACATTACAGTGCCGCTCAagtccttggctttgaagatcatCAAGAAGACCCAGAAAATGTCTGGAACTGCTGTGGGCTCGTCCTGA